The sequence below is a genomic window from Rhinopithecus roxellana isolate Shanxi Qingling chromosome 19, ASM756505v1, whole genome shotgun sequence.
CCCTGACAATGGCCCTAGAAACCCAGGGCCCAGTGTTCCCAACCTTGAGCTCTTCTGACAATTGCCCTGACTTCATAGACTCTTGCCTTCCCCAGATGAAATTCAGGCCAGCGAAAGTTCCCCCAGTGGTCCCCCAGACAAGGCTCAGGACGTCCACATCCACTGCATCCTGGACCCTGTGCAGGTGAAGATGGCCCGACCCACACGGTACTCCGCTTTCTCCTGCCACCGCTTCTCCAGCCATCACAGCAGCAGTCTTCGCTGTCTTcatcgccgccgccgccgcccccacccccgccgTGGTTGCCGTCGCTGCTGCAACCACCAGCAGCAGCCGCAGAACTACAGACAAATCCCCCATAGCCGCTCAGTCTTCCATCACCCACATCGCAGCCAAAAGATGTCACAACGACACCGGGTGCCCTTCTTTGATCGGGAGGACCTGGATTCCTACCTGGAGGAGCAGGACGACCTGCCCTTCCCGTATCCCAAGTACCCACGTCGCGGCTGGGGTGGGTTTTATCAGAGAGCCGGTCTGCCCTCCAATGTGGGACTGTGGGGCCACCAGGGTGGTATCCTGGCCAGTCTGCCACCACCACCCTCTCTCTACCTGTCACCTGAGCTGCGCTGCATGCCCAAGCGTGTAGAGGCCAAGTCTGAGCTGAGGCTGCAGTCCTATGGGCCCCACGGTTCCCAGTCCCGACTATGGGGCAATGTGGAGGCTGAGCAGTGGGTCTCGTCTCCACCACCTCCCCGCCAGCTGCCCCCTAACCCATCTTGGGTCCCCAGGGGGCACAGCCCTTACCCCTCAGTGGGCCGGATACTGTATGACTCCTGGGATCAGTGGCGGCGTGGCATGGAGGGCTTTGAGCGCCCCCCTACCTTGGTGTCCCGGAACGCCCGGCCCGAGGCCCAGGGCTGCCGGGAGCACCACTCCCCACAGTCCCACCGGCGGAGTCTGCTTGGTCACACTCACGGCCAGTCCCACCGCAGCCCCCAGCCATCCACGGAACCCTTGGGCTACAGCTCCCGGGACCCCCATGAAGTGCAGCGCTGGGCAGCCGACTGGGCTGAGGCTCTGCCCGCCCGGCGTCCTCTgactacctctgcctccctcacGGTGTTGGGCGAGGCCTCCCACCAACGGACCCCAGCTCCAGGCTCAGTACGAATCCCCCATTCCTCCCAGCCCCGGCCCAAAGTCCAGGTTGCAGATCCTGTCCCAACCCCGACCACGTTCGTCCCACTCAGCCGGAATCCAGGGGGCAACGCCAACTATCAGGTGTACGACAGCCTGGAGCTGA
It includes:
- the SPEM2 gene encoding uncharacterized protein SPEM2, yielding MENQLWHNTLGCCNQYQESPHDAEDVLFLLLGLIVLVNIGINVTTMMWHGLQNALDKMIDWTTRKNEIQASESSPSGPPDKAQDVHIHCILDPVQVKMARPTRYSAFSCHRFSSHHSSSLRCLHRRRRRPHPRRGCRRCCNHQQQPQNYRQIPHSRSVFHHPHRSQKMSQRHRVPFFDREDLDSYLEEQDDLPFPYPKYPRRGWGGFYQRAGLPSNVGLWGHQGGILASLPPPPSLYLSPELRCMPKRVEAKSELRLQSYGPHGSQSRLWGNVEAEQWVSSPPPPRQLPPNPSWVPRGHSPYPSVGRILYDSWDQWRRGMEGFERPPTLVSRNARPEAQGCREHHSPQSHRRSLLGHTHGQSHRSPQPSTEPLGYSSRDPHEVQRWAADWAEALPARRPLTTSASLTVLGEASHQRTPAPGSVRIPHSSQPRPKVQVADPVPTPTTFVPLSRNPGGNANYQVYDSLELKRQVQESGARSSSLPLASTSSSRPSLHRSQTGKLN